Proteins encoded by one window of Ostrinia nubilalis chromosome 23, ilOstNubi1.1, whole genome shotgun sequence:
- the LOC135083286 gene encoding phytanoyl-CoA dioxygenase, peroxisomal-like, with protein sequence MEKSAREYKLSAEEKQFFADNGYLVIRQFYDTAACENLRKRFLQVVNKEVKRGRMAVIEDLELKKKTNIPEEYVNKLNSLSYDSEFQKHTEDARMVDVLSQLLTKDTVIMNSMLINKPPGTPWHPPHQDVYHIPLRPVDKILTTWTAVDEATQDNGCLFVIPGSHKANIIYEEHILPGFVNSLFFSIKDLDLLAPMNKWVALPMRPGDTVFINSLLIHGSFPNTTKKYRKAITNVYASAECAYVDVTGTVQEPFAIEAMKELRSRGYEFANYKDAWRFRSKKIGKSKSKL encoded by the exons Atggaaaa ATCAGCTCGTGAGTACAAGCTGTCAGCTGAAGAGAAGCAGTTCTTCGCTGATAATGGGTACCTGGTCATCAGGCAGTTCTACGACACTGCGGCTTGTGAAAACTTAAG GAAGAGATTTCTGCAAGTGGTGAATAAAGAAGTGAAAAGAGGCAGAATGGCGGTCATCGAGGACTTAGAATTGAAGAAGAAGACGAATATTCCAGAAGAATATGTCaacaag CTTAACTCATTGAGTTACGACTCAGAGTTCCAGAAGCACACTGAAGACGCTCGGATGGTGGACGTCCTGTCACAGCTGCTGACAAAAGACACTGTCATCATGAACAGCATGCTCATCAACAAGCCTCCGGGCACTCCGTGGCATCCTCCTCACCAG GACGTGTACCACATACCCCTGAGACCAGTAGACAAGATCCTGACGACCTGGACAGCCGTAGATGAGGCCACACAAGACAACGGCTGCTTATTCGTCATCCCGGGGTCGCACAAGGCTAATATCATATACGAGGAGCATATCTTACCG GGTTTCGTCAACAGCTTATTCTTCTCGATAAAAGATTTAGACCTCCTTGCTCCAATGAACAAGTGGGTGGCGCTGCCCATGAGGCCTGGAGACACTGTCTTCATCAACTCCTTGCTGATACACGGCTCGTTCCCAAATACCACCAAG AAATACCGCAAAGCCATCACCAACGTATACGCGTCAGCTGAATGCGCGTACGTGGACGTGACTGGGACGGTGCAGGAGCCCTTCGCCATTGAAGCCATGAAGGAGCTGAGGAGCAGGGGCTATGAGTTCGCGAACTATAAg GACGCCTGGCGATTCAGAAGCAAAAAGATTGGGaaatcaaaatctaaattataa
- the LOC135083496 gene encoding phytanoyl-CoA dioxygenase, peroxisomal-like isoform X2 → MAVQLIFLIDTKMNYNRRFGFLKLTPKCVNAEFPKTFQLSQEQLDFFADNGYLVIKNLIDFGSLNSYRKRFSEICDGSAPRGIVTIVKEPKLIKEAKTLEDCVNKDLYYFPFRPAEKIVTTWTAIDEVTIENGCLYVLPGSHKGDLHRHGYPEKFDQLFHWIMDEDKVAPEHKRVDLVMGPGDTVFFQSGLVHGSRPNVSKVYRKIISCHYASGDCHYIDLTGTIQQKIADEIVAVFKKRGVDLTYEEMWRHKSKQVKPTKSNL, encoded by the exons ATGGCAGTTCAGTTAATATTCTTAATTGATACTAAAATGAACTATAATAGAAGATTTGGATTCTTAAAGCTTACACCAAAGTG TGTAAATGCAGAGTTTCCAAAAACCTTCCAGTTATCTCAGGAACAGTTGGATTTTTTCGCGGACAATGGCTATTTAGTTATAAAGAACCTAATTGACTTTGGATCGTTGAACAGCTATAG AAAACGCTTTAGTGAAATATGCGACGGTTCAGCACCTCGTGGAATAGTGACCATCGTCAAGGAACCGAAGTTGATCAAAGAAGCAAAGACGCTAGAAGATTGTGTTAATAAG GACCTGTACTACTTCCCCTTCAGACCAGCAGAGAAGATCGTAACAACCTGGACGGCCATAGACGAGGTGACCATAGAGAATGGATGCCTGTACGTCCTGCCTGGGAGTCATAAAGGCGACCTGCATAGACATGGGTATCCTGAA AAATTCGATCAGTTATTCCACTGGATCATGGACGAAGACAAAGTAGCCCCAGAACACAAGCGAGTTGACCTGGTCATGGGTCCAGGGGACACAGTATTCTTCCAATCTGGTCTGGTGCACGGTTCCAGGCCTAATGTGTCAAAG GTTTACCGCAAAATCATATCGTGCCACTACGCCAGCGGTGACTGCCACTACATTGATTTAACTGGCACCATACAGCAGAAAATTGCTGACGAAATAGTTGCAGTATTTAAAAAGCGAGGCGTGGATCTCACTTATGag GAAATGTGGCGTCACAAAAGTAAACAAGTGAAACCTACAAAATCTAATTTGtga
- the LOC135083496 gene encoding probable phytanoyl-CoA dioxygenase isoform X1 — MAVQLIFLIDTKMNYNRRFGFLKLTPKCVNAEFPKTFQLSQEQLDFFADNGYLVIKNLIDFGSLNSYRKRFSEICDGSAPRGIVTIVKEPKLIKEAKTLEDCVNKMQDIIDDEVFATYVENPGLLDVVSQLIGDNISAVHTMVINKPPGTGRHPPHQDLYYFPFRPAEKIVTTWTAIDEVTIENGCLYVLPGSHKGDLHRHGYPEKFDQLFHWIMDEDKVAPEHKRVDLVMGPGDTVFFQSGLVHGSRPNVSKVYRKIISCHYASGDCHYIDLTGTIQQKIADEIVAVFKKRGVDLTYEEMWRHKSKQVKPTKSNL, encoded by the exons ATGGCAGTTCAGTTAATATTCTTAATTGATACTAAAATGAACTATAATAGAAGATTTGGATTCTTAAAGCTTACACCAAAGTG TGTAAATGCAGAGTTTCCAAAAACCTTCCAGTTATCTCAGGAACAGTTGGATTTTTTCGCGGACAATGGCTATTTAGTTATAAAGAACCTAATTGACTTTGGATCGTTGAACAGCTATAG AAAACGCTTTAGTGAAATATGCGACGGTTCAGCACCTCGTGGAATAGTGACCATCGTCAAGGAACCGAAGTTGATCAAAGAAGCAAAGACGCTAGAAGATTGTGTTAATAAG ATGCAAGACATCATCGATGATGAGGTATTCGCGACGTACGTAGAGAACCCAGGTCTCCTGGACGTGGTGTCCCAGCTCATTGGTGACAACATATCTGCTGTGCACACCATGGTCATCAACAAGCCTCCTGGTACGGGTCGACATCCTCCGCATCAG GACCTGTACTACTTCCCCTTCAGACCAGCAGAGAAGATCGTAACAACCTGGACGGCCATAGACGAGGTGACCATAGAGAATGGATGCCTGTACGTCCTGCCTGGGAGTCATAAAGGCGACCTGCATAGACATGGGTATCCTGAA AAATTCGATCAGTTATTCCACTGGATCATGGACGAAGACAAAGTAGCCCCAGAACACAAGCGAGTTGACCTGGTCATGGGTCCAGGGGACACAGTATTCTTCCAATCTGGTCTGGTGCACGGTTCCAGGCCTAATGTGTCAAAG GTTTACCGCAAAATCATATCGTGCCACTACGCCAGCGGTGACTGCCACTACATTGATTTAACTGGCACCATACAGCAGAAAATTGCTGACGAAATAGTTGCAGTATTTAAAAAGCGAGGCGTGGATCTCACTTATGag GAAATGTGGCGTCACAAAAGTAAACAAGTGAAACCTACAAAATCTAATTTGtga
- the LOC135083494 gene encoding juvenile hormone epoxide hydrolase-like yields MVKAVFKVVLFLAVVFLPIYFLFLAPPPPLPELDHDAWWGPENLKAKQDTSVKTFKVKFDKVLVKDLQDRLKSRSPFPPPLQNVGFEYGFNTNTLETWLQYWAKDYNFAEREAFFNQYPHFKTNIQGLDIHFVRVTPQVPEGVQLVPLLLLHGWPGSVREFYEAIPLLTAVSKDRDFALELIIPSLPGYGYSSPAVRPGMGPSEIALIMKNLMHRLGFKKFYVQGGDWGGLIGSHMSTFFPEEVLGFHSNGIFLFSRKTALITILGAIYPTLIMDEKYVDRQYPLSQYYSNTIEEMGYMHIQATKPDTVGIALLDSPSGLLAYILEKFSAWTRMDHRSKVDGGLEFKFTKDQLLDHLMMYYVPKSITTSMRLYSEYFNKRVLSMNIDEIPSPVPAWVVQARHELAYLPPWLIRFKFPNLVNATHLDDGGHFLAFETPKPFSEDVLNAITAFRKLQKKESKEEL; encoded by the exons ATGGTCAAGGCCGTGTTCAAGGTGGTACTGTTCCTGGCGGTGGTCTTCCTGCCGATCTACTTCTTGTTCCTGGCGCCTCCACCACCGTTGCCAGAGCTTGACCACGACGCCTGGTGGGGACCGGAGAACTTGAAAGCGAAGCAGGATACCAGCGTCAAGACGTTTAAGGTCAAATTTGATAAAGTG CTCGTAAAAGATCTCCAGGATCGTCTTAAGTCCCGTAGTCCGTTCCCGCCTCCACTACAAAACGTTGGCTTCGAATATGGTTTCAACACGAACACTTTGGAGACTTGGCTCCAATATTGGGCCAAGGATTACAACTTCGCCGAGCGAGAGGCGTTCTTCAACCAGTACCCTCATTTCAAGACCAACATCCAAGGATTGGACATCCACTTCGTCAGGGTGACCCCTCAG GTACCCGAGGGTGTCCAATTGGTGCCCCTTCTCCTCCTGCATGGATGGCCAGGATCCGTCCGAGAGTTCTACGAGGCCATCCCTCTACTAACTGCTGTCAGTAAGGACAGGGACTTTGCGCTGGAGCTCATCATCCCCAGTCTGCCAGGCTATGGGTATTCTTCT CCAGCAGTTCGTCCTGGAATGGGACCTTCAGAGATAGCTCTGATCATGAAGAACCTGATGCACAGACTCGGCTTCAAGAAGTTCTATGTGCAAGGCGGAGACTGGGGTGGCCTTATTGGATCTCATATGTCTACCTTCTTCCCTGAG GAGGTGCTAGGTTTCCACTCCAACGGTATCTTCCTATTTAGCCGGAAGACCGCTCTCATTACCATCCTTGGCGCCATCTACCCCACCCTGATTATGGACGAGAAGTATGTGGATAGACAATATCCGTTGTCCCAGTACTACAGCAACACCATTGAAGAGATGGGCTACATGCACATCCAGGCTACCAAGCCTGACACTGTTG GTATCGCCTTACTGGACTCTCCTTCTGGTCTCCTGGCCTACATCCTGGAAAAGTTCTCGGCCTGGACCCGTATGGACCACCGGAGCAAGGTTGACGGAGGCCTGGAGTTCAAGTTCACCAAAGACCAGCTTCTCGACCACCTGATGATGTACTACGTTCCTAAGAGCATTACAACTTCGATGAGATTGTACTCGGAGTATTTCAACAAGAGAGTATTGTCGATGAATATTGACGA GATCCCTTCACCAGTCCCCGCCTGGGTGGTCCAGGCTAGACACGAGCTGGCCTACCTTCCCCCCTGGCTGATCAGGTTCAAGTTCCCCAACCTGGTGAATGCCACCCATCTGGATGATGGAGGACACTTCTTAGCCTTCGAAACCCCTAAACCGTTCTCAGAGGACGTCCTAAATGCCATCACAGCTTTCAGGAAGCTACAGAAGAAGGAGAGCAAAGAAGAGCTGTGA